One stretch of Macrobrachium nipponense isolate FS-2020 chromosome 16, ASM1510439v2, whole genome shotgun sequence DNA includes these proteins:
- the LOC135195542 gene encoding RNA polymerase II subunit A C-terminal domain phosphatase-like isoform X1, which yields MLAVRECFTTNDTGQSYKVVSLFAKKGTNIMKKKKLCEVEAENGERIIVKAKNSGVVSQVLVKVNDVVEDGSCIMEITACVHPALMGNICCDCGMVLDDNEIPKSDTVSMIHSVPDLKIAKEEAEELGKKDQKNLLNQRKLVLLVDLDQTLIHTTNDNIPPELKDVYHFQLHSGGPWYHTRLRPHTKEFLEKISRLYELHICTFGVREYAHYIAHFLDPDGKLFGQRILSRNECIDPMSKKANLNSLFPCGDNMVCIIDDRTDVWNFSPNVIQVVPYHFFRHTGDINAPQGLQKKENDDRQGIDFKSFGKGLAKDTSPTDSPEGSDEDFDKRTYSSDSDSDKDSKDKQEIEGDSAESDKISDDSAVDVHTDDAEMRDEDGKSSAQDIFDFKLQNITIEEKENSANKKNLKRQSQDNGKQRRKATKEDSKQKDNSSDSKQKDNSSETHEDESISESDSCKEKSDGTNFDTNEKVNKCSSETDVTESGKDSNPQTENQNLEREKTKELSCEESRPDNLIDVVDDDDFLLYLEDILGKIHVTFFNEYEKCKTQQQSDVKETELPDLKKLIPLVRKDVLKGINIVFSGVVPQQVKLKDSRAYQIAVCFGANVSERLIVRAKGESEKSDKGENRCYTTHLVAANINTEKVHRARRCKSIKIVTPNWLWSCVERWELVEERLFPLTKEVEKDVQRHPPHHCYCPDFSYQPTQIEAVPGPSGRTRTPSGNLLDDVNPLLFFSPDDKNSMAVEVDMMLSDDDESNFTDDNSEDEESGPERKKHRRMERNLDSTSSSSSERQTDEDGDSKLPSKVFHQGSGLPSDDSDGGLSDEDDLSRMGADLESLLD from the exons ATGTTGGCCGTGAGGGAATGTTTCACGACGAATGACACTGGGCAGAGCTACAAG GTCGTAAGTCTCTTTGCCAAGAAAGGCACCAacataatgaaaaagaagaaacttTGTGAAGTTGAAGCAGAAAATGGAGAGCGAATCATAGTGAAGGCGAAAAACTCCGGTGTCGTTTCACAGGTGTTGGTCAAAGTAAACGACGTAGTGGAAGATGG AAGTTGCATTATGGAAATAACAGCATGCGTTCATCCAGCACTGATGGGCAACATCTGCTGTGACTGTGGCATGGTGTTGGATGACAATGAAATCCCCAAAAGTGATACTGTCAGCATGATACATTCGGTACCTGATCTCAAGATTGCAAAAGAG GAAGCAGAAGAACTTGGTAAGAAAGACCAGAAGAATTTACTGAATCAACGGAAGCTGGTTCTCCTTGTTGATTTAGATCAGACCCTTATCCACACAACAAATGACAACATTCCACCTGAGTTAAAA GATGTGTATCATTTTCAACTTCACTCTGGTGGCCCTTGGTACCATACAAGACTAAGGCCTCATACAaaagaatttttggagaagatttCAAGACTATATGAACTTCACATATGCACATTTGGTGTTCGAGAGTATGCTCATTACATTGCACATTTTTTAGATCCGGATGGGAAGCTTTTTGGTCAGCGAATACTGTCTCGAAATGAGTGCATAGATCCTATGTCAAAGAAGGCAAATCTCAA ttccCTCTTCCCATGTGGTGATAACATGGTTTGCATCATTGATGATCGGACTGATGTTTGGAATTTTTCACCCAATGTAATACAGGTGGTTCCATACCATTTTTTCCGTCACACTGGTGATATAAATGCGCCACAAGGCTTgcagaagaaagaaaatgatgATCGTCAAGGGATTGATTTCAAGTCATTCGGTAAGGGATTAG CTAAGGATACTTCACCCACAGATAGTCCTGAGGGGAGTGATGAGGATTTTGATAAAAGAACTTACAGTTCCGACTCTGACAGTGATAAAGATTCCAAAGACAAACAAGAGATAGAAGGTGACAGTGCTGAGTCAGACAAAATTAGTGATGATTCAGCTGTTGACGTCCACACGGATGATGcagagatgagagatgaggatGGAAAAAGTAGTGCCCAGGACATTTTTGATTTTAAGCTGCAAAACATCAcaattgaagaaaaagaaaatagtgcaaacaAAAAGAACTTAAAAAGGCAGTCACAAGACAATGGCAAGCAAAGGCGGAAAGCCACAAAGGAAGACTCCAAACAAAAAGACAACAGTAGTGACTCCAAACAAAAAGACAACAGTAGTGAAACACACGAGGACGAAAGTATATCCGAAAGTGATTCTTGTAAAGAAAAGAGTGATGGTACAAATTTTGATACAAATGAGAAAGTAAATAAGTGTAGCAGTGAAACTGATGTGACTGAAAGTGGTAAGGACTCAAATCCTCAGACAGAAAACCAAAacctagagagagaaaaaacgaaaGAACTCAGTTGTGAGGAATCCAGACCAGACAATTTGATTGATGTGGTGGATGATGAtgactttcttttatatttggaAGACATTTTAGGAAAAATTCACGTAACCTTCTTTAACGAGTATGAGAAATGTAAGACCCAGCAGCAATCGGATGTTAAGGAAACAGAATTACCAGATCTTAAAAAGTTGATACCTTTAGTGCGAAAGGATGTGTTGAAAGGCATAAATATTGTTTTCTCTGGTGTTGTGCCACAGCAGGTGAAGCTGAAGGACTCCAGAGCCTACCAAATTGCCGTGTGCTTTGGCGCAAACGTTTCAGAAAGACTCATCGTCAGAGCCAAAGGAGAGAGTGAGAAAAGTGATAAGGGAGAAAATCGTTGTTACACCACTCATCTTGTAGCTGCAAATATCAATACTGAAAAGGTACACCGTGCTCGGAGATGTAAATCTATAAAG ATTGTGACACCAAACTGGCTATGGTCGTGCGTTGAAAGATGGGAGTTGGTGGAAGAGCGGCTTTTTCCATTAACCAAAGAAGTGGAGAAAGATGTCCAGAGACATCCACCACATCATTGTTATTGTCCGGACTTTTCATATCAACCTACACAAATTG aagCAGTTCCTGGACCTAGTGGTCGGACAAGAACACCAAGTGGAAATCTTTTAGATGATGTAAATCCCCTCCTGTTTTTCAGCCCTGATGACAAAAACAGTATGGCTGTTGAAGTCGACATGATGTTGAGTGATGATG ATGAGTCAAACTTTACTGATGACAACAGTGAAGATGAAGAAAGTGgtccagaaagaaaaaaacacagaagAATGGAAAGAAATTTGGATAGCACAAGTAGTAGCAGCAGTGAAAGACAAACTGATGAAGATGGAGACAGTAAATTACCCAGTAAGGTCTTCCATCAAGGTAGTGGACTGCCAAGTGATGACAGTGATGGAGGTCTGAGTGATGAAGATGATCTCAGTAGAATGGGTGCAGACCTGGAAAGTTTGTTGGATTGA
- the LOC135195542 gene encoding RNA polymerase II subunit A C-terminal domain phosphatase-like isoform X3 translates to MLAVRECFTTNDTGQSYKVVSLFAKKGTNIMKKKKLCEVEAENGERIIVKAKNSGVVSQVLVKVNDVVEDGSCIMEITACVHPALMGNICCDCGMVLDDNEIPKSDTVSMIHSVPDLKIAKEEAEELGKKDQKNLLNQRKLVLLVDLDQTLIHTTNDNIPPELKDVYHFQLHSGGPWYHTRLRPHTKEFLEKISRLYELHICTFGVREYAHYIAHFLDPDGKLFGQRILSRNECIDPMSKKANLNSLFPCGDNMVCIIDDRTDVWNFSPNVIQVVPYHFFRHTGDINAPQGLQKKENDDRQGIDFKSFGKGLDSPEGSDEDFDKRTYSSDSDSDKDSKDKQEIEGDSAESDKISDDSAVDVHTDDAEMRDEDGKSSAQDIFDFKLQNITIEEKENSANKKNLKRQSQDNGKQRRKATKEDSKQKDNSSDSKQKDNSSETHEDESISESDSCKEKSDGTNFDTNEKVNKCSSETDVTESGKDSNPQTENQNLEREKTKELSCEESRPDNLIDVVDDDDFLLYLEDILGKIHVTFFNEYEKCKTQQQSDVKETELPDLKKLIPLVRKDVLKGINIVFSGVVPQQVKLKDSRAYQIAVCFGANVSERLIVRAKGESEKSDKGENRCYTTHLVAANINTEKVHRARRCKSIKIVTPNWLWSCVERWELVEERLFPLTKEVEKDVQRHPPHHCYCPDFSYQPTQIEAVPGPSGRTRTPSGNLLDDVNPLLFFSPDDKNSMAVEVDMMLSDDDESNFTDDNSEDEESGPERKKHRRMERNLDSTSSSSSERQTDEDGDSKLPSKVFHQGSGLPSDDSDGGLSDEDDLSRMGADLESLLD, encoded by the exons ATGTTGGCCGTGAGGGAATGTTTCACGACGAATGACACTGGGCAGAGCTACAAG GTCGTAAGTCTCTTTGCCAAGAAAGGCACCAacataatgaaaaagaagaaacttTGTGAAGTTGAAGCAGAAAATGGAGAGCGAATCATAGTGAAGGCGAAAAACTCCGGTGTCGTTTCACAGGTGTTGGTCAAAGTAAACGACGTAGTGGAAGATGG AAGTTGCATTATGGAAATAACAGCATGCGTTCATCCAGCACTGATGGGCAACATCTGCTGTGACTGTGGCATGGTGTTGGATGACAATGAAATCCCCAAAAGTGATACTGTCAGCATGATACATTCGGTACCTGATCTCAAGATTGCAAAAGAG GAAGCAGAAGAACTTGGTAAGAAAGACCAGAAGAATTTACTGAATCAACGGAAGCTGGTTCTCCTTGTTGATTTAGATCAGACCCTTATCCACACAACAAATGACAACATTCCACCTGAGTTAAAA GATGTGTATCATTTTCAACTTCACTCTGGTGGCCCTTGGTACCATACAAGACTAAGGCCTCATACAaaagaatttttggagaagatttCAAGACTATATGAACTTCACATATGCACATTTGGTGTTCGAGAGTATGCTCATTACATTGCACATTTTTTAGATCCGGATGGGAAGCTTTTTGGTCAGCGAATACTGTCTCGAAATGAGTGCATAGATCCTATGTCAAAGAAGGCAAATCTCAA ttccCTCTTCCCATGTGGTGATAACATGGTTTGCATCATTGATGATCGGACTGATGTTTGGAATTTTTCACCCAATGTAATACAGGTGGTTCCATACCATTTTTTCCGTCACACTGGTGATATAAATGCGCCACAAGGCTTgcagaagaaagaaaatgatgATCGTCAAGGGATTGATTTCAAGTCATTCGGTAAGGGATTAG ATAGTCCTGAGGGGAGTGATGAGGATTTTGATAAAAGAACTTACAGTTCCGACTCTGACAGTGATAAAGATTCCAAAGACAAACAAGAGATAGAAGGTGACAGTGCTGAGTCAGACAAAATTAGTGATGATTCAGCTGTTGACGTCCACACGGATGATGcagagatgagagatgaggatGGAAAAAGTAGTGCCCAGGACATTTTTGATTTTAAGCTGCAAAACATCAcaattgaagaaaaagaaaatagtgcaaacaAAAAGAACTTAAAAAGGCAGTCACAAGACAATGGCAAGCAAAGGCGGAAAGCCACAAAGGAAGACTCCAAACAAAAAGACAACAGTAGTGACTCCAAACAAAAAGACAACAGTAGTGAAACACACGAGGACGAAAGTATATCCGAAAGTGATTCTTGTAAAGAAAAGAGTGATGGTACAAATTTTGATACAAATGAGAAAGTAAATAAGTGTAGCAGTGAAACTGATGTGACTGAAAGTGGTAAGGACTCAAATCCTCAGACAGAAAACCAAAacctagagagagaaaaaacgaaaGAACTCAGTTGTGAGGAATCCAGACCAGACAATTTGATTGATGTGGTGGATGATGAtgactttcttttatatttggaAGACATTTTAGGAAAAATTCACGTAACCTTCTTTAACGAGTATGAGAAATGTAAGACCCAGCAGCAATCGGATGTTAAGGAAACAGAATTACCAGATCTTAAAAAGTTGATACCTTTAGTGCGAAAGGATGTGTTGAAAGGCATAAATATTGTTTTCTCTGGTGTTGTGCCACAGCAGGTGAAGCTGAAGGACTCCAGAGCCTACCAAATTGCCGTGTGCTTTGGCGCAAACGTTTCAGAAAGACTCATCGTCAGAGCCAAAGGAGAGAGTGAGAAAAGTGATAAGGGAGAAAATCGTTGTTACACCACTCATCTTGTAGCTGCAAATATCAATACTGAAAAGGTACACCGTGCTCGGAGATGTAAATCTATAAAG ATTGTGACACCAAACTGGCTATGGTCGTGCGTTGAAAGATGGGAGTTGGTGGAAGAGCGGCTTTTTCCATTAACCAAAGAAGTGGAGAAAGATGTCCAGAGACATCCACCACATCATTGTTATTGTCCGGACTTTTCATATCAACCTACACAAATTG aagCAGTTCCTGGACCTAGTGGTCGGACAAGAACACCAAGTGGAAATCTTTTAGATGATGTAAATCCCCTCCTGTTTTTCAGCCCTGATGACAAAAACAGTATGGCTGTTGAAGTCGACATGATGTTGAGTGATGATG ATGAGTCAAACTTTACTGATGACAACAGTGAAGATGAAGAAAGTGgtccagaaagaaaaaaacacagaagAATGGAAAGAAATTTGGATAGCACAAGTAGTAGCAGCAGTGAAAGACAAACTGATGAAGATGGAGACAGTAAATTACCCAGTAAGGTCTTCCATCAAGGTAGTGGACTGCCAAGTGATGACAGTGATGGAGGTCTGAGTGATGAAGATGATCTCAGTAGAATGGGTGCAGACCTGGAAAGTTTGTTGGATTGA
- the LOC135195542 gene encoding RNA polymerase II subunit A C-terminal domain phosphatase-like isoform X2: protein MLAVRECFTTNDTGQSYKVVSLFAKKGTNIMKKKKLCEVEAENGERIIVKAKNSGVVSQVLVKVNDVVEDGSCIMEITACVHPALMGNICCDCGMVLDDNEIPKSDTVSMIHSVPDLKIAKEEAEELGKKDQKNLLNQRKLVLLVDLDQTLIHTTNDNIPPELKDVYHFQLHSGGPWYHTRLRPHTKEFLEKISRLYELHICTFGVREYAHYIAHFLDPDGKLFGQRILSRNECIDPMSKKANLNSLFPCGDNMVCIIDDRTDVWNFSPNVIQVVPYHFFRHTGDINAPQGLQKKENDDRQGIDFKSFAKDTSPTDSPEGSDEDFDKRTYSSDSDSDKDSKDKQEIEGDSAESDKISDDSAVDVHTDDAEMRDEDGKSSAQDIFDFKLQNITIEEKENSANKKNLKRQSQDNGKQRRKATKEDSKQKDNSSDSKQKDNSSETHEDESISESDSCKEKSDGTNFDTNEKVNKCSSETDVTESGKDSNPQTENQNLEREKTKELSCEESRPDNLIDVVDDDDFLLYLEDILGKIHVTFFNEYEKCKTQQQSDVKETELPDLKKLIPLVRKDVLKGINIVFSGVVPQQVKLKDSRAYQIAVCFGANVSERLIVRAKGESEKSDKGENRCYTTHLVAANINTEKVHRARRCKSIKIVTPNWLWSCVERWELVEERLFPLTKEVEKDVQRHPPHHCYCPDFSYQPTQIEAVPGPSGRTRTPSGNLLDDVNPLLFFSPDDKNSMAVEVDMMLSDDDESNFTDDNSEDEESGPERKKHRRMERNLDSTSSSSSERQTDEDGDSKLPSKVFHQGSGLPSDDSDGGLSDEDDLSRMGADLESLLD, encoded by the exons ATGTTGGCCGTGAGGGAATGTTTCACGACGAATGACACTGGGCAGAGCTACAAG GTCGTAAGTCTCTTTGCCAAGAAAGGCACCAacataatgaaaaagaagaaacttTGTGAAGTTGAAGCAGAAAATGGAGAGCGAATCATAGTGAAGGCGAAAAACTCCGGTGTCGTTTCACAGGTGTTGGTCAAAGTAAACGACGTAGTGGAAGATGG AAGTTGCATTATGGAAATAACAGCATGCGTTCATCCAGCACTGATGGGCAACATCTGCTGTGACTGTGGCATGGTGTTGGATGACAATGAAATCCCCAAAAGTGATACTGTCAGCATGATACATTCGGTACCTGATCTCAAGATTGCAAAAGAG GAAGCAGAAGAACTTGGTAAGAAAGACCAGAAGAATTTACTGAATCAACGGAAGCTGGTTCTCCTTGTTGATTTAGATCAGACCCTTATCCACACAACAAATGACAACATTCCACCTGAGTTAAAA GATGTGTATCATTTTCAACTTCACTCTGGTGGCCCTTGGTACCATACAAGACTAAGGCCTCATACAaaagaatttttggagaagatttCAAGACTATATGAACTTCACATATGCACATTTGGTGTTCGAGAGTATGCTCATTACATTGCACATTTTTTAGATCCGGATGGGAAGCTTTTTGGTCAGCGAATACTGTCTCGAAATGAGTGCATAGATCCTATGTCAAAGAAGGCAAATCTCAA ttccCTCTTCCCATGTGGTGATAACATGGTTTGCATCATTGATGATCGGACTGATGTTTGGAATTTTTCACCCAATGTAATACAGGTGGTTCCATACCATTTTTTCCGTCACACTGGTGATATAAATGCGCCACAAGGCTTgcagaagaaagaaaatgatgATCGTCAAGGGATTGATTTCAAGTCATTCG CTAAGGATACTTCACCCACAGATAGTCCTGAGGGGAGTGATGAGGATTTTGATAAAAGAACTTACAGTTCCGACTCTGACAGTGATAAAGATTCCAAAGACAAACAAGAGATAGAAGGTGACAGTGCTGAGTCAGACAAAATTAGTGATGATTCAGCTGTTGACGTCCACACGGATGATGcagagatgagagatgaggatGGAAAAAGTAGTGCCCAGGACATTTTTGATTTTAAGCTGCAAAACATCAcaattgaagaaaaagaaaatagtgcaaacaAAAAGAACTTAAAAAGGCAGTCACAAGACAATGGCAAGCAAAGGCGGAAAGCCACAAAGGAAGACTCCAAACAAAAAGACAACAGTAGTGACTCCAAACAAAAAGACAACAGTAGTGAAACACACGAGGACGAAAGTATATCCGAAAGTGATTCTTGTAAAGAAAAGAGTGATGGTACAAATTTTGATACAAATGAGAAAGTAAATAAGTGTAGCAGTGAAACTGATGTGACTGAAAGTGGTAAGGACTCAAATCCTCAGACAGAAAACCAAAacctagagagagaaaaaacgaaaGAACTCAGTTGTGAGGAATCCAGACCAGACAATTTGATTGATGTGGTGGATGATGAtgactttcttttatatttggaAGACATTTTAGGAAAAATTCACGTAACCTTCTTTAACGAGTATGAGAAATGTAAGACCCAGCAGCAATCGGATGTTAAGGAAACAGAATTACCAGATCTTAAAAAGTTGATACCTTTAGTGCGAAAGGATGTGTTGAAAGGCATAAATATTGTTTTCTCTGGTGTTGTGCCACAGCAGGTGAAGCTGAAGGACTCCAGAGCCTACCAAATTGCCGTGTGCTTTGGCGCAAACGTTTCAGAAAGACTCATCGTCAGAGCCAAAGGAGAGAGTGAGAAAAGTGATAAGGGAGAAAATCGTTGTTACACCACTCATCTTGTAGCTGCAAATATCAATACTGAAAAGGTACACCGTGCTCGGAGATGTAAATCTATAAAG ATTGTGACACCAAACTGGCTATGGTCGTGCGTTGAAAGATGGGAGTTGGTGGAAGAGCGGCTTTTTCCATTAACCAAAGAAGTGGAGAAAGATGTCCAGAGACATCCACCACATCATTGTTATTGTCCGGACTTTTCATATCAACCTACACAAATTG aagCAGTTCCTGGACCTAGTGGTCGGACAAGAACACCAAGTGGAAATCTTTTAGATGATGTAAATCCCCTCCTGTTTTTCAGCCCTGATGACAAAAACAGTATGGCTGTTGAAGTCGACATGATGTTGAGTGATGATG ATGAGTCAAACTTTACTGATGACAACAGTGAAGATGAAGAAAGTGgtccagaaagaaaaaaacacagaagAATGGAAAGAAATTTGGATAGCACAAGTAGTAGCAGCAGTGAAAGACAAACTGATGAAGATGGAGACAGTAAATTACCCAGTAAGGTCTTCCATCAAGGTAGTGGACTGCCAAGTGATGACAGTGATGGAGGTCTGAGTGATGAAGATGATCTCAGTAGAATGGGTGCAGACCTGGAAAGTTTGTTGGATTGA
- the LOC135195542 gene encoding RNA polymerase II subunit A C-terminal domain phosphatase-like isoform X4: MLAVRECFTTNDTGQSYKVVSLFAKKGTNIMKKKKLCEVEAENGERIIVKAKNSGVVSQVLVKVNDVVEDGSCIMEITACVHPALMGNICCDCGMVLDDNEIPKSDTVSMIHSVPDLKIAKEEAEELGKKDQKNLLNQRKLVLLVDLDQTLIHTTNDNIPPELKDVYHFQLHSGGPWYHTRLRPHTKEFLEKISRLYELHICTFGVREYAHYIAHFLDPDGKLFGQRILSRNECIDPMSKKANLNSLFPCGDNMVCIIDDRTDVWNFSPNVIQVVPYHFFRHTGDINAPQGLQKKENDDRQGIDFKSFDSPEGSDEDFDKRTYSSDSDSDKDSKDKQEIEGDSAESDKISDDSAVDVHTDDAEMRDEDGKSSAQDIFDFKLQNITIEEKENSANKKNLKRQSQDNGKQRRKATKEDSKQKDNSSDSKQKDNSSETHEDESISESDSCKEKSDGTNFDTNEKVNKCSSETDVTESGKDSNPQTENQNLEREKTKELSCEESRPDNLIDVVDDDDFLLYLEDILGKIHVTFFNEYEKCKTQQQSDVKETELPDLKKLIPLVRKDVLKGINIVFSGVVPQQVKLKDSRAYQIAVCFGANVSERLIVRAKGESEKSDKGENRCYTTHLVAANINTEKVHRARRCKSIKIVTPNWLWSCVERWELVEERLFPLTKEVEKDVQRHPPHHCYCPDFSYQPTQIEAVPGPSGRTRTPSGNLLDDVNPLLFFSPDDKNSMAVEVDMMLSDDDESNFTDDNSEDEESGPERKKHRRMERNLDSTSSSSSERQTDEDGDSKLPSKVFHQGSGLPSDDSDGGLSDEDDLSRMGADLESLLD, translated from the exons ATGTTGGCCGTGAGGGAATGTTTCACGACGAATGACACTGGGCAGAGCTACAAG GTCGTAAGTCTCTTTGCCAAGAAAGGCACCAacataatgaaaaagaagaaacttTGTGAAGTTGAAGCAGAAAATGGAGAGCGAATCATAGTGAAGGCGAAAAACTCCGGTGTCGTTTCACAGGTGTTGGTCAAAGTAAACGACGTAGTGGAAGATGG AAGTTGCATTATGGAAATAACAGCATGCGTTCATCCAGCACTGATGGGCAACATCTGCTGTGACTGTGGCATGGTGTTGGATGACAATGAAATCCCCAAAAGTGATACTGTCAGCATGATACATTCGGTACCTGATCTCAAGATTGCAAAAGAG GAAGCAGAAGAACTTGGTAAGAAAGACCAGAAGAATTTACTGAATCAACGGAAGCTGGTTCTCCTTGTTGATTTAGATCAGACCCTTATCCACACAACAAATGACAACATTCCACCTGAGTTAAAA GATGTGTATCATTTTCAACTTCACTCTGGTGGCCCTTGGTACCATACAAGACTAAGGCCTCATACAaaagaatttttggagaagatttCAAGACTATATGAACTTCACATATGCACATTTGGTGTTCGAGAGTATGCTCATTACATTGCACATTTTTTAGATCCGGATGGGAAGCTTTTTGGTCAGCGAATACTGTCTCGAAATGAGTGCATAGATCCTATGTCAAAGAAGGCAAATCTCAA ttccCTCTTCCCATGTGGTGATAACATGGTTTGCATCATTGATGATCGGACTGATGTTTGGAATTTTTCACCCAATGTAATACAGGTGGTTCCATACCATTTTTTCCGTCACACTGGTGATATAAATGCGCCACAAGGCTTgcagaagaaagaaaatgatgATCGTCAAGGGATTGATTTCAAGTCATTCG ATAGTCCTGAGGGGAGTGATGAGGATTTTGATAAAAGAACTTACAGTTCCGACTCTGACAGTGATAAAGATTCCAAAGACAAACAAGAGATAGAAGGTGACAGTGCTGAGTCAGACAAAATTAGTGATGATTCAGCTGTTGACGTCCACACGGATGATGcagagatgagagatgaggatGGAAAAAGTAGTGCCCAGGACATTTTTGATTTTAAGCTGCAAAACATCAcaattgaagaaaaagaaaatagtgcaaacaAAAAGAACTTAAAAAGGCAGTCACAAGACAATGGCAAGCAAAGGCGGAAAGCCACAAAGGAAGACTCCAAACAAAAAGACAACAGTAGTGACTCCAAACAAAAAGACAACAGTAGTGAAACACACGAGGACGAAAGTATATCCGAAAGTGATTCTTGTAAAGAAAAGAGTGATGGTACAAATTTTGATACAAATGAGAAAGTAAATAAGTGTAGCAGTGAAACTGATGTGACTGAAAGTGGTAAGGACTCAAATCCTCAGACAGAAAACCAAAacctagagagagaaaaaacgaaaGAACTCAGTTGTGAGGAATCCAGACCAGACAATTTGATTGATGTGGTGGATGATGAtgactttcttttatatttggaAGACATTTTAGGAAAAATTCACGTAACCTTCTTTAACGAGTATGAGAAATGTAAGACCCAGCAGCAATCGGATGTTAAGGAAACAGAATTACCAGATCTTAAAAAGTTGATACCTTTAGTGCGAAAGGATGTGTTGAAAGGCATAAATATTGTTTTCTCTGGTGTTGTGCCACAGCAGGTGAAGCTGAAGGACTCCAGAGCCTACCAAATTGCCGTGTGCTTTGGCGCAAACGTTTCAGAAAGACTCATCGTCAGAGCCAAAGGAGAGAGTGAGAAAAGTGATAAGGGAGAAAATCGTTGTTACACCACTCATCTTGTAGCTGCAAATATCAATACTGAAAAGGTACACCGTGCTCGGAGATGTAAATCTATAAAG ATTGTGACACCAAACTGGCTATGGTCGTGCGTTGAAAGATGGGAGTTGGTGGAAGAGCGGCTTTTTCCATTAACCAAAGAAGTGGAGAAAGATGTCCAGAGACATCCACCACATCATTGTTATTGTCCGGACTTTTCATATCAACCTACACAAATTG aagCAGTTCCTGGACCTAGTGGTCGGACAAGAACACCAAGTGGAAATCTTTTAGATGATGTAAATCCCCTCCTGTTTTTCAGCCCTGATGACAAAAACAGTATGGCTGTTGAAGTCGACATGATGTTGAGTGATGATG ATGAGTCAAACTTTACTGATGACAACAGTGAAGATGAAGAAAGTGgtccagaaagaaaaaaacacagaagAATGGAAAGAAATTTGGATAGCACAAGTAGTAGCAGCAGTGAAAGACAAACTGATGAAGATGGAGACAGTAAATTACCCAGTAAGGTCTTCCATCAAGGTAGTGGACTGCCAAGTGATGACAGTGATGGAGGTCTGAGTGATGAAGATGATCTCAGTAGAATGGGTGCAGACCTGGAAAGTTTGTTGGATTGA